A single window of Streptomyces griseoviridis DNA harbors:
- a CDS encoding DUF7848 domain-containing protein produces the protein MGTVTPRSVLRYETWTLQPDREPDAEPVLYAMQCAVDGETSPTSEDFAEPQDWVLRHCGQNPSHHTYREIITRPWRTWRQT, from the coding sequence GTGGGGACGGTGACCCCTCGCTCGGTCCTGCGCTACGAGACCTGGACTCTCCAGCCCGACCGCGAGCCGGACGCGGAGCCGGTCCTGTACGCGATGCAGTGCGCCGTGGACGGAGAGACCTCGCCGACAAGCGAGGACTTCGCCGAACCGCAGGACTGGGTACTGCGGCACTGCGGCCAGAACCCGTCGCACCACACCTACCGGGAGATCATCACCCGCCCCTGGCGGACCTGGCGCCAGACGTGA
- a CDS encoding XRE family transcriptional regulator — MAAGGWTYAALAQQVEVDPKSVERWVNLGRIPRRATALQAAKALGEDVHALWPTLRQARPARAISPELVALYGQRADIPVSAFTDLMAQARERIDILVYAAVFLHEAYPRLNELLTERAAEGCTVRIAIGDPDSDNVQARGQEERFGHGIESRCRLALMHYKPVADTPGIEVRTHATTLYNSLYRADDQQLVNAHVWGVNAYAAPVWHLRRHETGGMFDTYADSFDAVWATATRVREEG; from the coding sequence ATGGCGGCGGGAGGCTGGACGTACGCCGCACTCGCTCAGCAGGTCGAGGTCGACCCCAAGTCGGTCGAGCGCTGGGTGAACCTCGGGCGTATCCCACGTCGTGCCACTGCCCTCCAGGCGGCCAAAGCCCTGGGAGAAGACGTGCACGCACTCTGGCCGACGCTCCGCCAGGCCCGCCCCGCCCGCGCCATCAGCCCTGAGTTGGTGGCGCTCTACGGGCAGCGGGCCGACATCCCCGTCTCGGCGTTCACCGACCTGATGGCCCAGGCCCGGGAACGGATCGACATCCTCGTCTACGCGGCAGTCTTCCTCCACGAGGCCTACCCGCGGCTGAACGAACTCCTCACCGAACGCGCCGCCGAAGGCTGCACCGTCCGCATCGCGATCGGGGACCCCGACAGCGACAACGTCCAAGCCCGCGGCCAGGAAGAGCGGTTCGGCCACGGCATCGAATCCCGCTGCCGCCTCGCGCTCATGCACTACAAGCCGGTCGCCGACACCCCCGGCATCGAAGTCCGCACCCACGCAACCACGCTCTACAACTCCCTCTACCGCGCCGACGACCAGCAACTCGTCAACGCACACGTCTGGGGCGTCAACGCGTACGCCGCCCCCGTGTGGCACCTTCGCCGACACGAGACAGGCGGCATGTTCGACACCTACGCCGACAGCTTCGACGCCGTGTGGGCGACCGCAACCCGCGTACGAGAGGAAGGCTGA
- a CDS encoding HEAT repeat domain-containing protein codes for MTFRGEERSQADLVEALTDGTGRDARSIAAGHPEVAQLIASWIREAAHAGNWTRVDKFANLAAPLRAPGPGGAIQEILDSDAAGFNKEDLVEILGEIRETDAVACLFRVAEGSVDEDAPAYWLCQKVISSLGDIGTPEALLRLRRMTSQPWPDIVRWHAAVELGVEDELGFDEDQMLG; via the coding sequence GTGACGTTCCGTGGAGAAGAGAGATCTCAGGCTGATCTGGTTGAAGCACTCACCGACGGCACGGGGCGGGATGCCAGGTCCATCGCAGCCGGGCATCCCGAGGTCGCTCAGCTCATCGCCTCCTGGATCCGGGAAGCCGCTCACGCGGGTAACTGGACACGGGTCGACAAGTTCGCCAACTTGGCCGCCCCCTTGCGGGCGCCGGGCCCGGGCGGGGCAATTCAGGAGATTCTGGATTCGGACGCCGCAGGGTTCAACAAAGAGGATCTCGTGGAGATCCTTGGCGAGATCCGGGAAACGGACGCGGTCGCCTGCCTGTTCAGGGTGGCGGAAGGTTCGGTAGACGAGGACGCTCCGGCGTACTGGCTGTGCCAGAAGGTCATCTCTTCTCTGGGGGATATCGGCACGCCGGAAGCCCTTCTACGCCTTCGCCGGATGACGTCCCAACCGTGGCCCGACATTGTCCGATGGCATGCGGCTGTCGAACTCGGGGTCGAGGACGAGCTCGGCTTTGACGAAGACCAAATGCTGGGGTAG
- a CDS encoding LLM class F420-dependent oxidoreductase, with protein MRLGVALGYWGRGPSAGDVGLAQEAERLGYHSVWTAESWGSDAFTPLTWIAAHTSTIRLGTAVAQMAARSPTATAMHALTLDHLSGGRVMLGLGLSGPQVVEGWYGRPFPSSPLTATREYVDVVRQVLRREEPVRLDGRFHPLPYPGEDGTGLGKPLKSITHPVRSDLPVLLGAEGPKNVAQTTRIADGWLPLYWSPSRPEVYGPAVTGGLPEGFVVAPMARVQVCDDVAEGLLPVKAMLGFYIGGMGHTTLNFHTDLMGRMGYAEEAHQVRELFLAGRREDAVRAVPDSFADEISLVGPRQRIAERLDLWRKGPVTDLLALAPDRATLRVLAELNS; from the coding sequence ATGCGGTTGGGTGTCGCGCTCGGGTACTGGGGGCGGGGGCCGTCCGCCGGGGATGTCGGGCTGGCTCAGGAGGCCGAGCGGCTCGGGTATCACTCCGTGTGGACCGCCGAGTCGTGGGGCTCCGACGCCTTCACCCCGCTCACCTGGATCGCCGCCCACACCTCGACCATCCGACTGGGCACCGCCGTCGCGCAGATGGCGGCCCGCTCCCCCACCGCCACCGCCATGCACGCCCTCACCCTCGACCATCTCTCCGGTGGACGCGTCATGTTGGGGCTCGGGCTGTCGGGGCCGCAGGTGGTGGAGGGGTGGTACGGGCGGCCGTTCCCGTCGTCGCCGCTGACCGCGACCCGCGAGTACGTCGATGTCGTGCGGCAGGTGCTGCGCCGGGAGGAGCCGGTGCGGCTGGACGGGCGGTTCCATCCGCTCCCCTATCCGGGCGAGGACGGGACCGGGCTCGGGAAGCCGCTCAAGTCCATCACCCATCCGGTGCGGAGCGATCTTCCCGTGCTTCTCGGCGCCGAGGGTCCCAAGAACGTCGCCCAGACGACGCGGATCGCCGACGGCTGGCTGCCGTTGTACTGGTCGCCCTCCCGGCCCGAGGTGTACGGCCCTGCGGTGACCGGCGGTCTCCCAGAGGGATTCGTCGTCGCGCCCATGGCCCGCGTCCAGGTCTGTGACGACGTGGCCGAGGGGCTGCTGCCCGTGAAGGCCATGCTCGGCTTCTACATCGGCGGCATGGGCCACACGACCCTCAACTTCCACACCGACCTGATGGGCCGGATGGGATACGCGGAAGAGGCCCACCAGGTACGGGAGTTGTTCCTCGCGGGACGCCGGGAGGACGCCGTGCGTGCCGTGCCCGACTCCTTCGCCGACGAGATCTCGCTCGTCGGGCCGCGTCAACGCATCGCCGAACGGCTTGACTTGTGGCGCAAGGGTCCGGTGACCGACCTGCTGGCCCTGGCACCGGACCGTGCGACGCTGCGGGTGCTCGCGGAGCTGAACTCCTAG
- a CDS encoding NUDIX domain-containing protein — protein sequence MARTEYYDDPNAPKPNSMVVAASAVVTDDHGRILLQRRRDNNLWALPGGGMDLTDSLPGTAVREVMEETGLDVEITGLVGTYTDPKHIIAYTDGEVRRQFNVCFTARITGGRLAISDESTELRFVPPDEIEQLPMHHTQRLRLQHFLEQREKPYLG from the coding sequence GTGGCCCGCACCGAGTACTACGACGACCCCAATGCGCCCAAGCCGAACAGCATGGTCGTCGCTGCCTCCGCCGTCGTCACCGACGATCATGGGCGCATCCTCCTCCAGCGCCGCCGCGACAACAACCTATGGGCACTGCCCGGAGGCGGCATGGACCTCACCGACTCCCTGCCCGGCACGGCAGTCCGCGAGGTCATGGAAGAGACCGGCCTCGACGTGGAGATCACCGGCCTGGTCGGCACCTACACCGACCCGAAACACATCATCGCCTACACCGACGGCGAGGTCCGCCGCCAGTTCAACGTCTGCTTCACCGCCCGCATCACCGGCGGCCGGCTGGCAATCTCCGACGAGTCCACCGAGCTCCGGTTCGTGCCGCCGGACGAGATCGAGCAGTTGCCGATGCACCACACCCAACGACTCAGGCTCCAGCACTTCCTGGAACAGCGTGAGAAGCCGTACCTGGGCTGA
- a CDS encoding dienelactone hydrolase family protein has product MRFTSERRLDDGVLAREFTLGEIPGTLWTPASAAPAPLILMAHNNGLPKNEPRLVARALRSAAYGYAVATIDAAGCGTRPRSATDEQARADLRRAMRAGDPVDEIFESLIGPLVENAVPEWRTTLDALLELPEIDGPVGYSGWTALGIRLTATDPRITAAGFFAGGYVPRAQREEARRITIPLLLLLQWDDEGNPRERALDLFDTFASEEKTLHANMGGHTGTPWFELEDGNRFFGRHLKKD; this is encoded by the coding sequence ATGCGCTTCACCTCAGAGCGACGTCTCGACGACGGCGTCCTCGCCCGCGAGTTCACCCTCGGCGAGATCCCCGGCACCCTGTGGACACCCGCGTCCGCCGCACCGGCCCCGCTGATCCTGATGGCCCACAACAACGGCCTCCCCAAGAACGAGCCGAGGCTGGTGGCCCGAGCCCTCCGATCGGCGGCGTACGGCTACGCGGTGGCCACCATCGACGCCGCGGGCTGCGGAACCCGCCCCCGTTCCGCAACCGACGAGCAGGCGCGCGCCGACCTGCGCCGGGCGATGCGGGCCGGCGATCCGGTCGACGAGATCTTCGAATCCCTCATCGGCCCCCTGGTCGAGAACGCGGTCCCGGAGTGGCGGACCACTCTGGACGCCCTCCTCGAACTGCCCGAGATCGACGGCCCGGTCGGCTACTCGGGCTGGACAGCACTCGGCATCCGGCTGACGGCGACCGATCCCCGCATCACCGCAGCGGGCTTCTTCGCCGGAGGCTATGTGCCGCGCGCCCAACGCGAGGAGGCGAGGCGGATCACGATCCCGCTCCTCCTCCTGCTCCAGTGGGACGACGAGGGCAACCCCCGCGAGCGCGCCCTGGACCTGTTCGACACCTTCGCCAGCGAGGAGAAGACCCTGCACGCCAACATGGGCGGCCACACGGGCACCCCCTGGTTCGAGCTGGAGGACGGAAACCGCTTCTTCGGGCGGCACTTGAAGAAGGACTGA